A part of Arachis hypogaea cultivar Tifrunner chromosome 12, arahy.Tifrunner.gnm2.J5K5, whole genome shotgun sequence genomic DNA contains:
- the LOC112726869 gene encoding uncharacterized protein isoform X2: MCNPIPDFIQERIFDLVTEKLVVAWKKYASNPVDYVVNNKKKLKKLEKDINDLEEDRNRVCGKAEEHEVRFGREVYHVKAWLRQVKAIVDEHDKLKEGRQKHFVASFLNPIQRYVWSKTAEEIKGTVGELQNEKCDIIISSWQDLSSIGVATSEFDDIPLRSREKTKKKIKESLEDLNARLIGVFGVTGVGKTTLVKSATALLEKPNKFDVVITVKVTKCPDIKRIQGQIADMLGVKFEGESEHARAITIQEKLKNEKDNILIILDDLCAKIDLNSLGIPSPTDDLGPLLLTKGESSADKQTDGADNERETSIQDNRQKTHTKTIFNGYGKLKTEEGSRGYKILLISDLRQVLTEMDVKLELIIHVKLLNPKDGETLFKEMAGIGANNSEIETLAAEIAKKCQGLPMSIITTARALKNQSHLVWKDTHRALEKLEEENQLAAPEYSTKLSYRLLENEELKLTFLLCARMDHDALVADLVRYCIGLGFLHGVYSVWEARDRVQMLLVKLKQSGLLSNSYYSSDRFTMQNLVRNAALSISSEERHVFMMIEEKLDEWPDEDLLKEYTVISLQRCNFIERFPVNMCCPSLRVFHIENNDPSLQIPDNFFQEMRELRVLILVGFNLLSLPSSIKNLKKLRMLCFEKCILGEGEQLGVLGELKNLRILSFSRSDVKVLPDELKHLSKLQIFDISNCYKLREFPHDVMKSLTRLEELYVRNTRIQWKANDSFLSVLGDLNQLTNLDLQIPSVEHLPKNLFFDKLYSYKIIIGSLNRYLEADFKIPDKYDLSRCLALCQKDGGFDIHSEEAIKMLFERVEILLLQNLNGVQDVFYELNLKGFPYLKRLSIASNKSVRSLISQQRQHSDQVIFPKLESLYLYKLRKMEKIFSCQPLSEGSFGNLKMIKIKLCGCLKNVFLMSMVGLLIALETIEISECNSLKEIIVRETNNHNETEPILKFLKLRSLKLQSLSKFIGFYPISSEEDTRSLFHDKIEVPELERMELSMLQIKHIWSDQILACHTVDQRTSSFHQKLTRHFSKKRHTIKETYSSFQNLMHLNVNGCWNLESLWSFSVARHLVNLQSLFVTDCKMTNIFSEYQGGGDAKTKKDAIFPNLKTVKLSNMKRLCKIWNSDETPEISFGKLNTLIIDKCDELVNVIPHNMAQRLSSLSCLRVTNCASIKVIFEEADDDDKKQDAMHNIKLQDIHLETLPKLENVFKWKKEVKWSDLKLQKIWVDDCGRLENIFSVSVVKNVEIKIESLESFVVSDCYQLREIVGKRKDAVINSSSPIQFEFPKLTTVKFFGLSKFKSFYSSGAYELRCPTLKDLSIKSCDLLELFEETSSHAEIKNVLFPENSKTGKVKVKVKEVINNKLKSMHIESRYLVGSSMDYDYRRDSLEELQLSRLNNSDIIYSFLHCNPNLKSLRLDDCDFEELKSGGTRRPVIGVVPKLKSLTLTNMCYLEKICFEQDAVLQKIESLVINNCLSLHTIAPSSVSLAHLTILEVVDCEELKYVMSPSTAKSLGQLKTMKVINCKNLEEIVSEKTQEEEDSESVEEEETQEGQEEKENVGTEIPIIFKQLTTLELVSLKSLNSFCSSENCAFKFPSLENFIVSACPNMKNFSKKKVECGPNLQKIYYVHDKEKKRWCWLEDNIGSTIRYIFDNMNFFEGMNELDLDFDKDLLKPIWLSKEGSRKDWFSGLKSLTLYHCDASNTHVIPSNVLCCLKILQELQVRECKCIESIFEMDDTKSWESSFQLKKLSLTDLPSLKSVWQHDKREILLGFQNLQQVIIEDCDKLTSVFPTVLARDLKKLEELHVSDCSELQELVEDVEGSETFKFPRLTTLKLSKLPQLSDFKSGRLTLECPELKQLQLFPKQQQKYPEGGISKVEKLWLDPSHTWAKKFMNQGGFHHYLNELYLWYFGENSTSPFEILADHKMLPKLEIIDLYGNKCKTMNIPKEVGERMLDLKELKLSSLDELNSISGLEYLLKLRLLEVYECPKLTTVLVLHSCSNLKELHIKHCDGLECLLTSSAAKMLIHLEELKVEYCMSLKEIVGKEEESGTEDIIEFKRLHRITLKYLERLECFYSGNATLNLPSLIRVDIVRCPKMKIFSQTEINVKPPLFQVFYSSYEVERLFLDDLNVAVACQFLQQKHARTAATSSPLFAVLAAACGRTGDDAGVYPPQVESTSPGMLSFVNMSFSIQPSSSTKHNPTIHNTQTLHLQLLTPFTLLA, from the exons ATGTGTAATCCGATTCCTGATTTTATACAAGAACGTATTTTCGACTTGGTAACTGAGAAACTTGTAGTTGCATGGAAGAAGTATGCAAGCAATCCGGTGGACTATGTGGTgaacaacaagaagaaacttAAGAAGCTAGAGAAAGACATAAATGATCTCGAGGAGGATAGAAACAGGGTATGTGGAAAAGCCGAGGAGCATGAAGTACGATTCGGGAGAGAAGTATATCATGTTAAGGCATGGTTGCGTCAGGTAAAAGCCATAGTCGATGAACATGACAAGTTGAAAGAAGGTAGGCAAAAACACTTTGTGGCGTCCTTCCTAAATCCAATTCAAAGGTATGTCTGGAGCAAAACAGCAGAAGAGATTAAAGGGACGGTTGGAGAGCTACAAAATGAAAAGTGTGATATTATTATATCTTCTTGGCAAGATCTATCATCCATCGGTGTTGCGACTTCTGAATTTGATGAT ATACCtttaagatcaagagaaaaaaccaagaaaaagatCAAGGAATCATTGGAAGACCTTAATGCAAGATTGATCGGTGTTTTTGGGGTAACTGGTGTGGGAAAGACCACTTTGGTAAAAAGTGCTACTGCTCTGTTGGAAAAGCCGAACAAGTTCGATGTGGTGATAACGGTTAAAGTGACAAAATGTCCTGATATAAAAAGGATACAAGGCCAAATCGCTGACATGCTGGGAGTGAAGTTTGAAGGGGAAAGTGAGCATGCAAGAGCAATCACCATACAAGAGAAGCTTAAGAATGAGAAGGACAACATCCTTATAATCCTAGATGATCTATGTGCAAAAATAGATCTAAATTCATTGGGGATTCCATCACCAACCGATGATCTTGGTCCTCTTCTCTTGACAAAAGGTGAATCTTCTGCTGACAAACAAACTGATGGAGCAGATAATGAGAGAGAAACTTCCATACAAGATAACAGGCAAAAAACTCACACAAAAACTATCTTCAATGGCTATGGCAAGTTGAAAACAGAAGAGGGTAGCAGGGGGTATAAGATTTTGTTGATTTCTGATCTGAGACAAGTATTGACTGAAATGGATGTGAAGCTAGAGCTTATTATCCATGTGAAACTCTTAAATCCTAAGGATGGAGAGACACTGTTCAAGGAGATGGCTGGAATAGGAGCCAACAATTCTGAAATTGAAACATTAGCAGCAGAAATAGCCAAGAAGTGTCAAGGTTTGCCGATGTCAATAATTACAACTGCAAGGGCATTGAAAAATCAGAGCCACTTAGTTTGGAAGGATACTCATCGAGCTCTTGAAAAGCTTGAAGAGGAAAACCAATTAGCAGCACCTGAGTATTCTACAAAGTTGAGTTATAGGCTTCTAGAAAATGAGGAGCTCAAGCTTACCTTCTTGCTTTGTGCCCGTATGGATCATGACGCATTGGTTGCAGATTTGGTGAGATATTGCATTGGTTTGGGTTTTCTTCACGGTGTCTACTCAGTTTGGGAAGCCAGAGACAGAGTACAAATGCTACTCGTCAAGTTAAAACAGTCAGGTTTGTTGTCTAACAGTTATTATTCAAGTGATCGTTTCACCATGCAAAATCTTGTTCGTAATGCAGCTTTGTCAATATCATCTGAGGAGAGGCATGTGTTCATGATGATCGAAGAAAAACTAGATGAATGGCCTGATGAGGATCTACTTAAAGAGTACACTGTTATTTCCTTACAACGTTGTAATTTCATTGAGAGATTTCCTGTCAACATGTGTTGTCCTAGTCTTAGAGTCTTTCATATTGAAAATAATGATCCATCTTTACAAATACCAGATAATTTCTTTCAAGAAATGAGAGAACTTAGGGTGTTGATTTTGGTTGGGTTCAACCTTCTATCATTGCCTTCCTCaattaaaaacctaaaaaaactaaGAATGCTTTGTTTCGAGAAATGCATTTTAGGTGAAGGTGAGCAATTAGGTGTCTTGGGAGAATTAAAGAATTTAAGAATACTAAGCTTTTCAAGATCTGATGTCAAAGTTTTGCCTGATGAGCTAAAGCATTTATCTAAGCTTCAAATCTTTGACATCAGTAACTGTTACAAGCTTAGAGAGTTTCCACATGATGTAATGAAAAGTTTGACTAGGCTTGAGGAGTTGTATGTGAGAAACACTCGTATTCAATGGAAGGCAAATGACAGTTTTCTATCTGTGTTGGGTGATCTGAATCAATTAACAAATCTAGACTTGCAAATCCCAAGTGTTGAGCATCTACCCAAGAATTTGTTCTTTGACAAGTTGTACAGTTACAAGATTATCATTGGCTCTTTAAATAGATATTTAGAGGCTGATTTCAAGATTCCAGATAAGTATGACCTGTCAAGATGTTTGGCATTATGCCAAAAGGATGGCGGCTTTGACATTCATTCCGAGGAGGCAATCAAAATGTTGTTTGAAAGAGTTGAAATCTTGTTGCTGCAAAACTTGAATGGTGTCCAAGATGTTTTTTATGAGTTGAATCTAAAAGGATTTCCTTATCTTAAACGTTTATCCATTGCAAGCAACAAGAGTGTTCGCTCTCTCATTAGTCAGCAGAGGCAGCATTCTGATCAGGTGATTTTTCCCAAATTGGAGTCATTGTATCTCTATAAGCTTAGAAAAATGGAGAAAATTTTCTCTTGTCAGCCACTCTCAGAAGGTTCCTTTGGTAATTTGAAAATGATCAAGATCAAACTCTGTGGTTGCTTGAAGAACGTTTTCTTAATGTCTATGGTTGGACTTCTAATTGCTCTGGAGACAATTGAAATTTCAGAATGTAACTCTTTGAAGGAGATTATTGTTAGAGAAACAAATAATCATAATGAAACAGAGCCTATTCTTAAGTTTCTCAAACTTCGTTCTTTAAAGCTGCAATCTTTATCCAAGTTTATTGGGTTCTATCCaatttcatctgaagaagatacCAGATCACTGTTTCATGACAAG ATTGAAGTTCCGGAGCTAGAGAGAATGGAATTGTCTATGCTCCAAATCAAACACATATGGAGTGATCAAATATTGGCTTGTCATACCGTCGACCAAAGAActtcttcttttcatcaaaagtTGACGAGACACTTTAGCAAGAAGCGCCACACTATCAAAGAAACTTATTCTTCCTTTCAAAATTTGATGCACCTCAACGTGAATGGTTGTTGGAATTTAGAAAGCCTATGGTCTTTCTCTGTTGCTAGACATTTGGTGAATCTTCAAAGCCTTTTTGTTACTGATTGTAAGATGACCAACATCTTTTCCGAGTATCAAGGCGGTGGTGACGCTAAAACAAAGAAG GATGCCATTTTTCCAAACTTGAAGACCGTCAAGCTGAGTAACATGAAGAGATTGTGTAAGATATGGAATTCTGATGAAACTCCTGAAATTTCCTTTGGCAAACTGAATACTCTGATCATTGATAAGTGTGATGAATTGGTCAATGTAATTCCTCATAATATGGCCCAAAGATTGTCTAGTTTAAGTTGCTTGAGGGTTACCAACTGCGCGTCAATCAAAGTTATATTTGAGGAagctgatgatgatgataaaaaacaAGATGCTATGCATAACATCAAGTTGCAAGATATTCATTTAGAAACACTCCCAAAACTGGAAAATGTATTCAAATGGAAGAAAGAAGTAAAATGGAGTGATCTCAAATTGCAAAAGATATGGGTGGATGATTGTGGAAGGTTGGAAAACATATTTTCAGTTTCTGTAGTCAAGAATGTTGAAATAAAGATTGAAAGCCTTGAAAGCTTTGTGGTATCAGATTGCTACCAATTGAGGGAAATAGTCGGCAAGAGAAAAGATGCTGTCATCAACTCAAGTAGTCCTATTCAATTTGAGTTTCCTAAATTGACTACTGTTAAGTTTTTTGGATTATCAAAATTCAAGAGTTTCTATTCATCAGGAGCTTATGAATTACGTTGTCCAACATTAAAGGACCTATCTATTAAAAGTTGTGACTTGTTGGAACTATTTGAAGAAACCTCATCACATGCAGAAATAAAGAATGTTCTTTTTCCAGAAAATTCTAAAACTGGAAAAGTTAAAGTAAAAGTAAAGGAG gtAATCAATAATAAGTTAAAATCAATGCACATTGAATCACGATATCTCGTCGGGTCATCAATGGACTAtgactacagaagggatagcttaGAAGAGCTTCAGTTGTCTCGACTGAACAATTCTGATATTATATATTCTTTCCTTCATTGCAATCCTAACCTCAAGAGCTTACGCTTGGATGATTGTGACTTTGAAGAGTTGAAGTCTGGTGGAACAAGAAGGCCCGTTATTGGGGTAGTGCCAAAGTTGAAAAGCTTGACATTAACAAACATGTGTTATCTTGAGAAAATTTGCTTTGAACAAGATGCAGTTCTTCAAAAGATAGAGTCGTTGGTTATAAACAATTGTTTAAGTTTGCACACTATAGCACCTTCGTCTGTGTCTCTCGCTCACTTGACAATTCTAGAAGTGGTTGACTGTGAGGAGTTAAAATATGTGATGTCACCATCAACTGCCAAAAGCTTGGGTCAACTCAAAACCATGAAGGTAATCAATTGTAAAAATCTAGAGGAAATTGTTTCAGAGAAAACACAAGAAGAAGAGGATTCTGAATCTGTAGAGGAAGAGGAAACACAAGAAGgacaggaagaaaaagaaaatgtagGCACGGAGATTCCCATCATTTTCAAACAATTGACAACTCTTGAGCTTGTGTCATTGAAAAGCCTTAATAGTTTCTGCAGCTCCGAGAATTGTGCCTTTAAATTCCCATCACTGGAGAATTTTATTGTGAGTGCATGCCCCAACATGAAAAATTTCTCTAAAAAGAAAGTCGAGTGTGGGCCAAATTTGCAAAAAATATATTATGTGCATGACAAAGAGAAAAAGAGATGGTGCTGGCTCGAAGACAATATAGGATCTACAATAAGATACATATTTGACAATATG aatttttttgaaggcatgaatgagttggatttggattttgataAAGATCTTCTAAAACCAATCTGGCTAAGTAAAGAAGGTTCCCGAAAAGATTGGTTTTCCGGTTTAAAATCTCTGACGCTATATCACTGTGATGCATCTAATACGCATGTAATTCCGTCAAATGTCCTCTGTTGTTTGAAGATCTTACAAGAACTTCAAGTACGGGAATGCAAGTGCATAGAAAGCATTTTTGAGATGGATGACACTAAGAGCTGGGAATCATCATTCCAACTGAAGAAGCTAAGTTTAACGGATCTACCAAGTCTGAAGAGTGTGTGGCAACATGACAAACGAGAAATCCTTCTAGGCTTTCAAAATCTGCAGCAGGTCATTATCGAAGATTGTGATAAATTGACAAGTGTGTTTCCTACAGTCTTGGCCAGAGATCTTAAAAAGCTCGAGGAACTCCATGTAAGCGATTGCTCTGAGTTGCAAGAACTTGTTGAAGACGTGGAAGGATCAGAAACGTTTAAGTTTCCTCGTTTAACCACACTGAAACTATCAAAGTTGCCACAACTAAGTGACTTTAAGTCTGGAAGATTGACTCTGGAGTGCCCCGAGTTAAAGCAGCTGCAGCTGTTTCCGAAGCAACAACAAAAATATCCCGAG GGCGGTATTTCCAAGGTGGAGAAGTTGTGGCTCGATCCAAGTCACACTTGGGCGAAGAAGTTTATGAATCAAGGTGGCTTTCATCACTATTTAAATGAACTTTACCTTTGGTACTTTGGAGAGAACTCTACTTCACCATTTGAGATACTTGCTGATCACAAGATGCTTCCCAAATTAGAGATTATTGATTTATATGGGAACAAATGCAAAACCATGAATATTCCCAAAGAAGTGGGTGAGAGGATGCTTGACTTGAAAGAATTGAAGTTGTCCTCACTAGATGAGCTGAACTCCATTAGTGGGCTAGAGTACTTGTTAAAGCTGCGGCTATTGGAGGTTTATGAATGTCCAAAATTGACAACAGTATTAGTACTACATTCATGCTCCAATCTGAAAGAATTGCATATAAAGcactgtgatggattggaatgtTTATTGACATCCTCAGCAGCAAAAATGCTAATACACCTTGAGGAGTTGAAAGTTGAATACTGTATGTCATTGAAAGAAATAgtgggaaaagaagaagaaagtgggACGGAAGACATTATTGAATTTAAGCGCCTACACAGGATAACTCTTAAATATTTGGAAAGGCTGGAATGCTTTTATTCAGGGAATGCCACACTGAATTTGCCCTCTTTAATTCGAGTGGACATAGTACGGTGCCCCAAGATGAAAATTTTTTCTCAAACAGAAATAAATGTGAAACCACCATTATTTCAAGTATTTTACTCCTCTTATGAAGTTGAAAGATTGTTCCTCGATGATCTAAATGTAGCTGTTGCATGCCAGTTTCTACAACAG AAGCATGCACGAACAGCGGCGACGTCTTCTCCTCTGTTCGCGGTTCTGGCGGCGGCTTGTGGACGGACTGGCGACGATGCAGGTGTCTATCCCCCTCAGGTAGAGTCTACGTCTCCAGGAATGTTATCTTTTGTGAACATGAGTTTCTCTATCCAACCTTCTTCCTCAACCAAGCACAACCCAACCATACACAACACTCAAACACTACACCTCCAGCTACTTACACCTTTCACCCTCCTTGCTTAA